Proteins from a genomic interval of Ciona intestinalis chromosome 9, KH, whole genome shotgun sequence:
- the LOC100186984 gene encoding snurportin-1 — MDELTNTLATSFGVTSSENNIYSKHPRFDLYKQRTSREADQNVRRQNKLKQQKERRCNFQNHARGLALGEFEDEEEEESLEMDVDQSNKKVKRYKDQLMLSEWLVEVPDDFESEWLMVVCPVGKRNLVVASRGRTVCYSKSGFCIDTFASCLPGGSYSTNSGYTVLDCVYVEISKTFVILDVMCWNSHPVYDSETDFRFFWLNSKFSETNGLTSTSKNNTYKFEIPKRHECTKDSILKGVNESDMNTVDGLLFYHKRTHYTFGSTPLVTWLKVEMLKDILNITPSISQQ, encoded by the coding sequence ATGGATGAACTTACAAACACTCTAGCTACTTCATTTGGAGTAACAAGCAGTGAAAATAACATATACAGCAAGCACCCAAGGTTTGATCTGTACAAGCAGAGGACTTCAAGAGAAGCAGATCAAAATGTCCGACgtcaaaataagttaaaacagcaaaaagaACGCAGATGTAACTTCCAAAATCATGCAAGAGGTCTAGCGTTGGGGGAATTTGAAGATGAGGAAGAGGAAGAAAGTTTGGAAATGGACGTGGATCagtcaaacaaaaaagttaaacggTACAAAGACCAATTGATGTTATCTGAGTGGTTGGTAGAAGTGCCCGATGACTTTGAATCTGAGTGGCTTATGGTCGTATGTCCAGTAGGAAAGCGAAACTTAGTTGTTGCGTCTCGAGGCAGGACGGTCTGTTATTCTAAAAGTGGTTTCTGTATCGATACTTTCGCCTCATGTTTGCCAGGTGGAAGTTACAGTACAAACTCTGGTTATACAGTACTTGACTGCGTGTATGTTGAAATCAGTAAAACCTTCGTTATTTTAGATGTTATGTGCTGGAACAGTCACCCAGTATATGACAGTGAAACAGATTTTCGATTTTTCTGGCTGAACAGCAAGTTCTCAGAAACAAATGGTCTAACTAGCACTTCAAAAAACAATACCTACAAATTTGAAATTCCCAAACGCCATGAATGCACAAAGGATTCTATATTAAAAGGCGTGAATGAATCTGATATGAATACAGTCGacggtttattattttatcataaaagaACCCATTATACTTTTGGTTCTACTCCGTTAGTGACTTGGCTGAAAGTTGAAATGCTGAaagatatattaaatataacaccaTCTATCTCTCAACAGTGA
- the LOC100183835 gene encoding H(+)/Cl(-) exchange transporter 7-like, whose protein sequence is NVCHVKTILYVIFIFSYLQALDYDTIENELHGEEERKMSSSDWKWIQFQRWIICMLIGIMTGIVAVVINICILELTAVKMHVVEQAIIHCVKNRCLYVPLLLWIAINVVLVTVASLLTVFVAPVAAGSGIPQIKCFLNGVKVPNVVRFKTLVTKVIGVIASVSGGLAVGKEGPMIHSGSVLAAGISQGRSISFNLNTRFFKHFRNDREKRDFVCAGAAAGVSAAFGAPVGGVLFSLEEAASFWNQALTWRIFLCSILSSYTLNFFMSIYHHHPGDLAYPGLINFGKFSGSYEGFELPIFLLMAVFGGLSGAAFNAINHKITVFRLKYLKAKYFKVLEVVFVAAVSATIAFVLIYWNPECKPLGQDPYVRLQFFCNDGEYNTMAVLFFTPPEESVKSLFHDPLGALQPLTIVIFVLPYFFLACWTYGLQVPSGLFIPSLLIGAAWGRLVGNCVNFIWPDDIWAQDLSKYALIGAAAQLGGTVRMTISLTVILIEATGNITYSLPLMAVLLLAKWVGDYFNHGIYDMHIHLNKVPILPWEPPALSTNIQAREVMGTPVVTLRTVPLVSDICSVLSDPRNCHSGYPITDSEGKFRGVILRTQLLILLKHKEFVERGGSSERIKLSVFRDSYPRYFPLSVINVSEGEQQCHVDLRPFLNPSPYTIQENASLPRIFRLFRALGLRHLVVLNDEYKVVGMISRKDIWKWEHKEKQHDD, encoded by the exons AATGTATGCCATGTTAAGACTATTttatatgtaatatttattttttcatatctTCAGGCTTTAGATTACGATACAATTGAAAATGAACTTCACGGCGAGGAAGAAAGAAAAATGTCATCATCT GATTGGAAGTGGATTCAATTTCAGCGTTGGATAATTTGTATGCTGATTGGAATCATGACTGGAATTGTTGCCGTCGTAATCAACATTTGCATTCTTGAACTAACAGCTGTCAAAATGCATGTTGTAGAACAAG cCATTATACATTGCGTAAAGAACAGATGTTTGTATGTCCCATTACTATTATGGATCGCCATTAATGTGGTTTTGGTCACTGTGGCATCTCTACTGACTGTATTCGTAGCT ccTGTAGCAGCTGGGAGCGGAATTCCtcaaattaaatgtttcttaAACGGAGTAAAAGTTCCAAATGTGGTTcgatttaaaactttagtgACGAAGGTGATTGGCGTGATTGCTTCAGTTTCGGGAGGACTCGCAGTTGGAAAA gaAGGGCCCATGATTCACTCCGGTTCGGTTCTTGCAGCTGGCATCTCACAAGGTCGAtctatttcttttaatttgaacacaagattttttaaacattttagaaATGACAGGGAGAAGCGAGATTTTGTGTGTGCAG GTGCAGCTGCTGGTGTCTCTGCTGCATTCGGGGCCCCAGTTGGTGGAGTCCTTTTCAGTTTAGAGGAAGCTGCAAGCTTTTGGAATCAAGCACTCACCTGGAGAatt tttttatgtTCAATTTTATCAAGTTATACTCTCAACTTCTTCATGAGCATCTATCATCATCATCCTGGGGATCTAGCTTACCCTGGTCTTATTAACTTTGGGAAATTCAGTGGTTCATATGAAGGGTTTGAGCTTCCAATATTCTTGCTAATGGCTGTCTTTG gtgGTTTATCAGGAGCAGCTTTCAATGCAATTAACCACAAGATCACTGTGTTCcgtttaaagtatttaaaagcGAAATATTTCAAAGTCTTAGAAGTCGTATTTGTGGCAGCTGTGAGCGCAACTATTGCTTTTGTTCTTATTTACTGGAACCCCGAATGTAAACCACTTGGACAAGACCCTTATGTTCGATTGCAG TTTTTCTGCAACGATGGAGAATACAACACAATGGCTGTGCTGTTTTTTACTCCACCAGAAGAAAGTGTCAAAAGTCTTTTTCATGATCCACTTG GAGCCCTTCAACCTCTTACTATCGTGATCTTTGTTCTTCCATATTTCTTCCTTGCATGTTGGACGTATGGTTTGCAG GTTCCAAGCGGCCTTTTCATTCCCTCTCTTCTGATTGGTGCAGCCTGGGGGAGGTTGGTTGGTAATTGTGTCAACTTTATATGGCCAGATGACATATGGGCACAAGACCTTTCAAAATATGCTTTGATTGGGGCAGCGGCCCAGCTAG GAGGTACAGTTCGAATGACGATCAGTTTAACCGTCATACTCATAGAAGCAACTGGCAATATAACATACAGTTTACCACTAATGGCTGTGCTGTTACTTGCTAAGTGGGTGGGAGATTACTTTAACCATGGAATTTACGACATGCATATTCACCTTAATAAAGTTCCTATCTTGCCATGGGAGCCACCAGCTTTATCAACTAATATACAAGCAAG aGAAGTGATGGGAACACCTGTGGTCACTTTACGTACTGTTCCCCTTGTGTCGGATATCTGTAGTGTGTTGTCTGATCCAAGGAATTGTCACAGTGGTTACCCGATCACAGATAGCGAGGGCAAGTTTCGTGGCGTCATACTTCGAACACAACTGCTCATATTACTTAAACATAAA GAATTTGTGGAACGAGGAGGATCAAGCgaacgtattaaattaagtgtATTCCGTGATTCCTATCCTCGATATTTTCCTTTATCAGTAATCAACGTGAGTGAGGGCGAACAACAATGTCATGTTGATCTTCGACCATTCCTCAACCCATCCCCATACACAATACAAGAG AATGCTTCGCTTCCCCGGATATTCCGTTTGTTTCGTGCACTTGGATTGCGACATTTAGTTGTACTTAACGACGAATACAAG GTCGTTGGAATGATTTCACGAAAAGACATTTGGAAATGGGaacataaagaaaaacaacatgatgattaa